The Ascaphus truei isolate aAscTru1 chromosome 3, aAscTru1.hap1, whole genome shotgun sequence genome includes a region encoding these proteins:
- the RPL8 gene encoding large ribosomal subunit protein uL2, producing MGRVIRGQRKGAGSVFKAHVKHRKGPAKLRAVDFAERHGYIKGIVKDIIHDPGRGAPLAKVAFRDPYRFKKRTELFIAAEGIHTGQFVYCGKKAQLNIGNVLPVGTMPEGTIVCCVEEKPGDRGKLARASGNYATVISHNPETKKTRVKLPSGSKKVISSANRAIVGVVAGGGRIDKPILKAGRAYHKYKAKRNCWPRVRGVAMNPVEHPFGGGNHQHIGKPSTIRRDAPAGRKVGLIAARRTGRLRGTKTVQEKEN from the exons ATGGGACGTGTGATCAGGGGACAGAGAAAGGGTGCAGGTTCTGTTTTCAAAGCCCACGTGAAGCACAGAAAGGGTCCCGCTAAACTCAGGGCTGTTGACTTTGCTGAAAGGCATGGCTACATCAAGGGTATTGTGAAA GACATTATCCATGATCCTGGCCGTGGCGCTCCTCTTGCCAAGGTTGCGTTCCGTGACCCCTACAGATTTAAGAAGAGGACTGAACTGTTTATTGCAGCTGAGGGTATTCATACTGGCCAATTTGTGTACTGTGGCAAGAAAG CTCAGCTGAACATCGGCAATGTCCTCCCTGTTGGCACCATGCCAGAAGGTACCATAGTGTGTTGCGTGGAAGAGAAGCCAGGTGATCGTGGTAAACTGGCCCGGGCTTCTGGAAACTATGCCACAGTCATCTCCCACAATCCTGAAACCAAGAAAACCAGAGTGAAGCTGCCATCTGGATCCAAGAAAGTCATCTCTTCTGCAAATAGAGCAATCGTTG GGGTTGTTGCTGGTGGCGGTCGTATTGACAAACCTATCCTGAAGGCAGGTCGTGCCTACCATAAATACAAGGCCAAGAGAAATTGCTGGCCACGTGTCCGTGGTGTGGCTATGAAT CCTGTAGAACATCCCTTCGGTGGTGGAAACCATCAACACATTGGTAAACCTTCAACCATCAGGAGAGATGCTCCAGCTGGTCGCAAGGTTGGTCTTATTGCTGCCCGTCGTACTGGACGTCTGCGTGGCACAAAGACCGTGCAGGAAAAGGAGAACTAA